A single Malaclemys terrapin pileata isolate rMalTer1 chromosome 3, rMalTer1.hap1, whole genome shotgun sequence DNA region contains:
- the MAP10 gene encoding microtubule-associated protein 10 — MEEEGGAREGLFSLELLVEWVRVEPRLLPPRGPLRPAVALRLLDFPTLLVHPPEPGCPPGRLVPFGRGKSCLFRLGPGPLRGLLRRAPLYALLLALPPGPGPARLLGSCCVSLAPAAEELLRPPQGGATPDSRGRRGRYPLRDLMGERVGELALGYRLSSLGPALLGHLPAGLGQEVAGGAPPPSPPDTQRKSGPRPQGVPGEQAAGPSRLCTSMGSQTEPQDREEVGELEPEHSGQASSPAGETPQPSGEEVRELEIEANVFCPPPLYYSHLPTEPPPPRPPETVAVAQPQAPQEQIPNVPLVPLQEACPDRGQASGSLAQSLGSARLLRDALRELPLINALLVELSLLNNQPLHLGPSNVHPQLAWLYREVEDDVKPSRPLAKSRWPAGKDKETLLNPSERFKRSQQEFSKLGGSSLGETGAGKGTKKAAASRNNGFEKKSGTKEKTPPKKKLFYGLTNTLRLRLQQTNPDMLILHERREQYRKRQVEMLREKRGKGSLSRGKLFRNSAEQHLMSYRHLARGGILEQNVQLHENIETLIQSSVEKDYSTTITEDISNLQKHAAHNRLNDHEESTKEENPYEVNTNCSLKGTTIKTPYKVKDVKVHLPRAFTQDTDAKRNKVDEETVQFIHDKDMDHYNASTLGDYQSDPKNSFESNPELKYSDDFVGSPENTGYSEDFTSADDTGRGSETLDSSPEPALVSPKQACSDMDSESKKSRLSEKSLRTESISAPLPVPSTASPVHSLKRTYDLKAKKQSTGAAVSVSISDSSPPVGSLAKQEIAPHIKEEDSKIDQNIFKPPEVKSEQTNSDMKSVVKGQTSLEKSQSLRTSQVSSYLPSNMSDLELSGVENNTSDKEEDDDFGTLTIPNQYKHISELVVNKLPGYTM, encoded by the coding sequence atggaggaggagggtggcGCGCGCGAGGGCCTGTTCTCGCTGGAGCTGCTGGTGGAGTGGGTGCGGGTGGAGCCGCGCTTGCTGCCCCCGCGCGGGCCCCTGCGCCCGGCCGTGGCGCTGCGGCTGCTGGACTTCCCCACCCTGCTGGTGCACCCGCCCGAGCCGGGCTGCCCGCCGGGGCGGCTCGTCCCCTTCGGCCGGGGCAAGTCCTGCCTCTTCCGCCTGGGCCCGGGCCCCCTGCGGGGCCTGCTCCGCCGCGCCCCGCTCTACGCGCTGCTGCTGGCGCTGCccccggggcccggcccggcccgcctgcTCGGCAGCTGCTGTGTCTCCCTGGCCCCGGCGGCCGAGGAGCTGCTGCGGCCGCCGCAGGGCGGGGCGACGCCCGACTCCCGGGGCCGCAGGGGCCGTTACCCCCTGCGGGACCTCATGGGGGAGCGGGTtggggagctggccctgggctaCCGCCTCAGCAGCCTCGGGCCGGCCTTGCTGGGGCACCTGCCCGcgggcctggggcaggaggtggctgGGGGAGCGCCGCCGCCCAGCCCCCCGGATACCCAGCGCAAGAGCGGGCCCAGGCCGCAGGGGGTCCCGGGGGAACAGGCCGCTGGTCCTAGTAGGCTCTGCACGTCTATGGGCAGCCAGACGGAGCCGCAGGACAGGGAAGAGGTTGGGGAGCTGGAGCCTGAGCACAGCGGCCAAGCCTCATCCCCCGCTGGCGAGACCCCTCAGCCaagtggggaggaggtgagggaaCTGGAGATAGAAGCCAACGTCTTCTGTCCTCCCCCTTTGTACTACAGCCACCTGCCCACAGAGCCCCCACCACCCAGGCCCCCTGAGACGGTGGCAGTTGCTCAGCCTCAGGCACCGCAGGAGCAGATCCCAAATGTACCCCTAGTGCCATTGCAGGAAGCTTGTCCAGACAGAGGTCAGGCTTCTGGTTCCCTGGCCCAGTCGCTGGGAAGTGCCCGACTGCTCAGAGATGCTCTCAGAGAGCTGCCTCTGATCAATGCTTTGCTGGTAGAACTGTCTCTGCTGAACAACCAGCCCCTGCACCTGGGACCTTCTAATGTTCATCCCCAGCTGGCCTGGCTATATCGAGAAGTAGAAGATGACGTCAAGCCCTCAAGACCTCTTGCTAAAAGCAGATGGCCAGCGGGGAAGGATAAGGAAACACTTCTTAACCCCAGTGAAAGATTCAAAAGAAGTCAGCAGGAGTTTTCTAAATTGGGTGGTTCTTCCCTAGGAGAGACTGGGGCTGGGAAAGGAACCAAGAAAGCTGCAGCATCAAGAAACAACGGTTTTGAAAAGAAGAGTGGAACCAAAGAGAAAACACCCCCAAAAAAGAAACTGTTTTATGGACTCACAAATACACTAAGGTTACGATTACAGCAGACCAATCCAGATATGTTAATACTTCATGAAAGGAGAGAACAATATAGAAAAAGACAAGTAGAGATGCTGAGGGAAAAGAGAGGCAAAGGCTCTTTGTCCAGAGGAAAACTATTCAGAAACAGTGCTGAACAGCATCTGATGTCTTACAGGCATCTTGCCAGGGGAGGAATTTTAGAACAAAATGTTCAGCTTCATGAAAATATTGAGACTTTAATACAAAGTAGTGTTGAAAAAGATTACTCTACCACTATAACGGAAGATATTTCTAATCTACAAAAACATGCTGCTCACAATAGGCTGAATGATCATGAAGAAAGCACAAAGGAAGAGAATCCATATGAAGTGAATACAAACTGTTCACTGAAAGGAACTACAATTAAAACCCCTTACAAAGTAAAGGATGTGAAAGTCCACCTGCCAAGAGCTTTCACCCAGGATACTGATGCAAAGAGAAATAAAGTAGATGAGGAAACAGTACAATTTATTCATGACAAAGACATGGATCACTATAATGCTTCCACATTAGGTGATTATCAGTCAGACCCCAAAAACAGTTTTGAAAGTAACCCTGAACTCAAGTATTCAGATGACTTTGTTGGCAGCCCTGAGAACACAGGCTATTCGGAAGATTTCACCAGTGCTGACGATACGGGCAGAGGCTCAGAAACTCTTGATAGCAGCCCAGAGCCGGCACTGGTAAGCCCAAAGCAAGCTTGCTCAGACATGGATTCAGAATCCAAGAAGTCCAGACTTTCTGAAAAAAGTCTGAGAACTGAAAGTATTTCAGCTCCTCTACCAGTTCCTTCAACTGCATCTCCAGTCCATTCTCTTAAAAGAACCtatgatttaaaagcaaaaaaacagaGTACAGGGGCGGCTGTCAGTGTATCTATTAGTGACTCCTCTCCTCCTGTAGGTTCATTAGCTAAGCAGGAGATAGCGCCACACATCAAGGAAGAAGATAGCaaaattgaccaaaatattttcaaGCCCCCTGAGGTGAAGAGTGAGCAAACTAATTCTGATATGAAAAGTGTAGTAAAGGGCCAAACCTCTTTGGAAAAGAGCCAGTCACTGAGAACATCTCAAGTTAGCTCCTACTTGCCATCCAACATGTCTGATCTTGAACTTAGTGGTGTGGAAAACAATAcatcagacaaggaagaggatgatgaCTTTGGGACACTTACTATTCCTAATCAATATAAGCACATCAGTGAACTAGTAGTAAACAAGCTTCCTGGATACACAATGTAA